A genome region from Brassica oleracea var. oleracea cultivar TO1000 chromosome C2, BOL, whole genome shotgun sequence includes the following:
- the LOC106322956 gene encoding wall-associated receptor kinase-like 22: MKNERLLFCILLSLLTLLITAKNLDPSSSLCNRFCGGISIPFPFGIGPKHCYLNGWYEVVCNTTTSLSTPFLSKINRELMSIRLRKTIDSTQGVFHIKSPVTSSGCSQRDEKPLPLNLTGKGSPFFITQSNRLVSVGCDTRALVTDLESQIIGCESSCDRNKSRLGLGKICGGYRCCQAMITADRPQVIGVDLESSAGGNTTLCKVAFLTKETYSPANVIQPEQISSNGFTVIELGWFFDASVTQLAKPVGCFNLTGDDYDTSESSCVCEYSYLSGFGHSSCFCNDGYEGNPYLQGGCVDIDECEGELGQSRCGGQTCVNVPGSFRCVPKKTEKIKPVIQGLVIGLTLLFLVLGIWGLIKLVKKKRKIIRKREFFKRNGGLLLKQQLNTEEGGNVETSRIFSSKELEKATDNFNKNRVLGQGGQGTVYKGMLVDGRIVAVKRSKVLDNDKVEEFINEVHVLSQINHRNIVKLMGCCLETEVPILVYEHIPNGDLFKRLHDDSDDYTMTWEVRLRIAVEIAGALAYLHSAASTPVYHRDVKTTNILLDDKYRAKVSDFGTSRSISIDQTHLTTHVAGTFGYLDPEYFQTSLFTDKSDVYSFGIVLVELITGEKPFSVVRLEENRGLASHFIEAMKENRVLDIVDSRIKEECKPEQVLAVAKLARRCLSLKGKKRPSMREVSSDLEKIRSSLEDLEVTIEEEEEEEMPMEIKIDDSWSVDMTVPTSLFDSSPKLDARPLVPQRTWS, encoded by the exons ATGAAGAACGAGAGACTTTTATTTTGTATTCTACTCTCTCTCCTAACACTGTTAATAACAGCTAAAAACCTTGACCCTTCTTCAAGTTTATGTAATCGTTTCTGTGGAGGAATCTCTATTCCGTTCCCTTTCGGTATCGGACCGAAACATTGTTATCTCAACGGCTGGTACGAGGTTGTCTGTAACACCACCACCTCCCTCTCCACTCCGTTCCTCTCTAAGATCAACAGAGAATTGATGAGCATAAGACTTCGAAAAACAATCGACAGTACCCAAGGCGTCTTTCACATCAAATCTCCGGTGACTTCCTCCGGCTGTTCTCAACGAGACGAAAAGCCTCTTCCTTTAAACCTCACCGGTAAAGGAAGCCCCTTTTTCATCACCCAGTCAAATCGTCTCGTCTCTGTAGGTTGCGACACCAGAGCTTTGGTTACCGACCTCGAATCTCAGATCATAGGATGTGAATCGAGCTGCGACAGGAACAAGAGTCGCCTAGGCCTAGGCAAGATCTGCGGTGGTTACAGATGTTGTCAGGCGATGATCACGGCGGATAGACCGCAAGTGATCGGCGTTGACTTAGAAAGCTCCGCTGGTGGTAACACAACTCTTTGTAAAGTCGCTTTCTTGACGAAGGAGACTTACTCTCCGGCGAATGTTATCCAGCCGGAGCAAATTTCTAGTAATGGGTTTACTGTGATCGAGCTTGGATGGTTCTTTGATGCATCAGTTACTCAGTTAGCGAAGCCAGTGGGTTGTTTTAATTTGACGGGTGATGATTATGACACGAGCGAATCAAGTTGTGTTTGCGAGTATAGTTACTTATCTGGGTTTGGTCACAGTAGCTGTTTCTGCAATGACGGTTACGAAGGGAATCCGTATCTTCAGGGTGGATGTGTTG ACATTGATGAATGTGAGGGAGAATTAGGACAAAGCAGGTGTGGAGGACAAACTTGTGTGAATGTCCCTGGATCGTTTAGGTGTGTGCCAAAGAAAACAGAGAAGATCAAGCCTGTGATCCAAG GTCTTGTTATAGGTTTGACACTGTTGTTCTTGGTTCTTGGGATATGGGGATTGATCAAATTGGTTAAGAAGAAAAGAAAGATTATTCGAAAGAGGGAGTTCTTTAAACGTAATGGAGGCTTACTGTTGAAACAACAACTAAATACAGAAGAAGGAGGTAATGTTGAGACATCTAGGATATTCAGCTCCAAAGAGCTGGAGAAAGCGACCGATAACTTCAACAAGAACAGGGTTCTTGGACAGGGAGGGCAAGGCACTGTCTACAAAGGAATGTTGGTAGATGGAAGAATCGTCGCTGTGAAAAGATCTAAAGTTTTGGACAACGACAAAGTCGAAGAGTTCATCAATGAGGTTCATGTTCTCTCGCAGATTAACCATAGAAACATCGTGAAACTCATGGGGTGTTGTCTCGAGACAGAGGTTCCTATCTTGGTTTATGAGCATATTCCAAACGGAGACCTATTCAAACGGCTACATGATGATTCAGATGATTACACCATGACTTGGGAAGTGCGTTTGCGGATAGCTGTGGAGATTGCAGGAGCACTTGCTTACTTGCACTCGGCTGCATCTACACCGGTCTATCACAGAGATGTCAAGACCACAAACATACTCTTGGATGACAAGTATAGAGCCAAGGTGTCGGATTTTGGTACTTCGAGATCTATAAGCATAGATCAGACACACTTGACAACTCATGTTGCAGGTACTTTTGGATATTTGGATCCAGAGTACTTTCAAACTAGCCTGTTCACTGATAAAAGTGATGTTTATAGTTTTGGGATTGTCTTGGTTGAGCTTATAACGGGAGAAAAACCGTTTTCTGTTGTGCGGCTTGAAGAAAACAGAGGGCTTGCATCTCATTTCATCGAGGCCATGAAAGAGAACAGAGTTCTTGATATAGTTGATTCTCGGATCAAAGAAGAATGCAAACCGGAACAAGTATTGGCTGTGGCAAAACTTGCGAGAAGGTGTTTAAGCCTAAAAGGGAAGAAGCGTCCAAGCATGAGAGAGGTTTCCAGTGACCTTGAGAAGATCCGTTCATCACTTGAAGATTTAGAGGTAACTATCGAAGAAGAGGAAGAAGAAGAAATGCCAATGGAAATTAAGATAGATGATTCTTGGAGTGTGGACATGACTGTTCCAACATCTCTCTTTGATTCATCGCCTAAGTTAGATGCTAGACCACTGGTTCCTCAACGAACATGGTCTTGA
- the LOC106327353 gene encoding pre-mRNA-splicing factor CWC22 homolog — translation MGRHDSSSEEEERVRRDRSPDERRRVRVSDDDDRKSSRRDLEIGGVAHKMRADSSSDEESGRRSRKNRGEVDSGSDDDKGRDREVDDDTVRERRASKDRARAGTSSDEKHLSKGTEDGRKTRRGLDDEKETEEVEGDYETKRSREKHDRERGHRGSRVLADKPSGKEDDRQKSRRGGRESERKGRDHQASDDDEEGEIRNRRRGRERTDRGNEGFLKRDRRERDWSDRHRRDDGGRDEKERRHSDRYNDSQRDKLRNEDKSEVAKPKLPELNPSDSNAMALGKTGGVYIPPFKLARMMKEVEDKSSVEYQRLTWDALRKSINGLVNKVNASNIKNIIPELFAENLIRGRGLFCRSCMKSQMASPGFTDVFAALVAVINAKFPEVAELLLKRVVLQLKRAYKRNDKPQLLAAVKFIAHLVNQQVAEEIIALELVTVLLENPTDDSVEVAVGFVTECGAMLQDVTPKGLHGIFERFRGILHEGEIDKRVQYLIEGLFAIRKAKFQGHPAVRPELDLVEEKYSHDISIDDEINPETSLDVFKPDPDFLENEKKYEVLKKELLGEDESDDEDGSDASSEDNDDEEDDSDDEEDEEQMRIRDETETNLVNLRRTIYLTIMSSVDFEEAGHKLLKIKLEPGQEMELCIMLLECCSQERTYLRYYGLLGQRFCMINKIHQENFEKCFVQQYSMIHRLETNKLRNVAKFFAHLLGTDALPWHVLAYIRLTEEDTTSSSRIFIKILFQELSEHLGIRLLNERLQDPTMQESLESIFPKDNPKNTRFAINFFTSIGLGGITENLREYLKNMPRLIMQQLKQVAESESSSGSDSSGSESDSSTSSSSSSSSDESDRDKRKRRRRS, via the exons ATGGGTAGGCACGATAGTTCCTCCGAGGAAGAGGAGAGAGTGAGAAGAGATAGAAGCCCAGATGAGAGGCGTCGGGTTAGGGTTTCTGATGATGACGACCGTAAGAGCTCGCGAAGAGATCTAGAGATTGGTGGTGTTGCACATAAGATGAGAGCAGATAGCTCCTCAGATGAGGAATCAGGTAGGCGGTCTAGGAAGAATCGAGGAGAAGTAGACTCTGGTTCTGACGATGATAAAGGAAGAGATAGAGAAGTGGATGATGATACTGTTCGCGAGAGGAGGGCAAGTAAGGATAGAGCTAGAGCAGGTACTTCTTCTGATGAGAAGCATCTTTCAAAGGGTACTGAAGATGGAAGAAAAACTCGTAGAGGTTTGGACGATGAAAAGGAAACAGAAGAGGTTGAGGGTGATTATGAAACGAAGAGAAGCAGGGAGAAGCATGATAGAGAGAGGGGTCATAGGGGTAGTAGAGTCTTAGCTGATAAGCCTTCTGGTAAAGAAGATGACAGGCAAAAGAGCAGGAGAGGTGGGAGAGAAAGCGAGAGGAAAGGTAGAGATCATCAAGCATCTGATGACGATGAGGAAGGTGAGATTAGGAACAGGAGAAGAGGGAGAGAGAGGACTGATAGAGGTAACGAAGGTTTCTTAAAGAGAGATCGGAGAGAGAGAGACTGGTCTGATAGGCATCGGAGGGACGATGGAGGTAGAGATGAAAAGGAGAGGCGACACAGTGACAGATACAACGATAGCCAAAGAGACAAGTTGAGAAATGAAGACAAGAGTGAAGTTGCAAAGCCCAAGCTGCCAGAACTCAATCCATCTGACAGCAATGCTATGGCCTTGGGGAAAACTGGTGGAGTTTATATCCCTCCGTTCAAGCTAGCACGCATGATGAAGGAGGTGGAAGATAAGAGCAGTGTAGAGTATCAGCGTCTAACATGGGACGCTCTCCGTAAAAGTATTAACGGGCTGGTCAATAAAGTCAATGCCAGTAACATCAAGAACATAATCCCTGAACTGTTTGCTGAGAACCTCATCAGAGGAAGGGGACTTTTCTGCCGTTCATGCATGAAGTCTCAAATGGCGTCTCCTGGATTCACTGACGTCTTTGCAGCTCTAGTGGCTGTTATCAACGCCAAGTTCCCTGAAGTTGCTGAACTTCTATTGAAAAGGGTCGTTTTGCAGCTTAAGAGAGCGTATAAGCGTAATGACAAG CCTCAATTGCTAGCTGCTGTTAAGTTTATAGCACATCTAGTGAACCAGCAAGTGGCTGAGGAAATCATTGCACTTGAATTAGTCACTGTACTTCTGGAAAACCCGACTGATGACAGTGTCGAGGTGGCTGTTGGATTCGTTACAGAGTGTGGTGCGATGCTTCAGGACGTTACACCAAAAGGATTGCATG GGATTTTTGAGCGGTTTCGTGGTATACTGCACGAGGGAGAGATAGATAAGAGAGTTCAGTATTTGATTGAAGGACTCTTTGCTATTAGGAAAGCGAAGTTTCAG GGACATCCTGCTGTTCGTCCTGAGCTGGATCTTGTGGAAGAAAAATATTCGCATGATATTTCTATTGATGACGAAATAAATCCTGAAACCTCTCTTG ATGTTTTCAAACCTGATCCTGACTTCCTAGAGAACGAAAAGAAGTACGAGGTCCTGAAGAAGGAATTACTTGGTGAGGATGAGTCTGACGATGAAGATGGCTCTGATGCTAGTTCAGAGGATAACGATGATGAGGAAGATGATTCTGATGATGAAGAAGATGAAGAACAAATGAGAATAAGAGACGAGACAGAGACCAATCTTGTTAATCTTAGGAGGACAATATACCTGACCATTATGTCTAGCGTTGATTTTGAGGAAGCAGGTCACAAGTTACTTAAAATTAAACTTGAACCAGGCCAAGAG ATGGAGCTATGCATAATGCTCCTGGAATGTTGCTCTCAGGAGAGAACGTACCTGCGTTACTACGGTTTGTTGGGACAGCGTTTCTGTATGATCAACAAAATTCATCAAGAGAATTTTGAGAAATGTTTTGTTCAGCAGTACTCAATGATCCACCGGCTTGAGACGAACAAGCTGCGTAATGTGGCTAAGTTTTTCGCCCATTTACTGGGCACAGATGCACTCCCCTGGCATGTGCTCGCCTACATTCGCTTAACTGAGGAGGACACAACTTCGTCGTCCCGTATCTTCATTAAGATCCTTTTTCAG GAATTGTCAGAACACTTGGGGATTAGGCTGCTTAATGAGAGGCTTCAGGATCCAACAATGCAAGAATCACTTGAATCCATCTTTCCTAAAGACAATCCAAAGAACACGAGGTTTGCAATCAACTTCTTCACCTCCATTGGTCTTGGAGGCATCACGGAGAATCTGAGAGAGTACCTGAAGAACATGCCACGGCTCATCATGCAACAACTGAAGCAAGTTGCAGAATCAGAATCATCGTCTGGATCCGACAGTTCTGGTTCTGAGTCAGATTCATCGACTTCTTCTTCTTCTTCTTCTAGTTCGGATGAAAGCGACAGAGATAAGAGGAAGCGAAGAAGAAGATCTTGA
- the LOC106324854 gene encoding chaperone protein dnaJ 8, chloroplastic-like has protein sequence MTIALTIGGNVFSGLSGSKSSRRKNAKMLNRTRVVCSSSSVMDPYKTLKIRPDSSEYEVKQAFRQLAKKYHPDVCRGNNCGVQFQTINEAYNIVLKQIKNQMEGTEEFQPFDVYDEGFNGMNDPDCDTWEEWMGWEGAGTRDYSSHVNPYA, from the exons ATGACTATTGCTTTAACCATTGGAGGAAACGTGTTCTCGGGTCTATCCGGATCAAAGTCCAGCAGAAGAAAGAACGCGAAGATGCTAAACAGAACAAGAGTCGTTTGTTCTTCATCTTCTGTGATGGATCCTTATAAGACCCTTAAGATCCGACCCGATTCATCCGAATACGAGGTCAAGCAAGCTTTCAGACAACTCGCCAAAAAG TATCATCCTGATGTTTGTAGAGGAAACAACTGTGGGGTACAGTTTCAAACAATCAACGAAGCTTACAAT ATTGTATTGAAGCAAATAAAGAATCAGATGGAGGGAACAGAGGAGTTTCAGCCGTTCGATGTATATGACGAGGGGTTCAACGGAATGAATGATCCAGATTGCGACACGTGGGAGGAATGGATGGGATGGGAAGGTGCAGGAACCAGAGACTACTCTTCTCACGTCAATCCTTACGCTTAA